The Arenicella xantha genome window below encodes:
- a CDS encoding C25 family cysteine peptidase, whose translation MRRLFIQLLTAATALGFAATVSATELFKIVTTESGMHRLKYQELFDKGADLAGLPVRNIALTLNGEPVQVRVVGQSVGSKNTFGPGGSIEFYAEQADSLYSKESVYVLHLVARGDSRGMVKSIPSAITRVVDRIVPAQSYLHTEIVEKNNTYDFAAPSATDPFHFGQTFSFFTTPSYNFTLDNVAGGSASAKVSVEMYGLLDFDIEGNDHHFEVLVNGNLVGDQQFDGATATVLDIEDVPVQSGDNAFRYKYRSIAGVPFDRITLNKFSVTYPRTTDVSGSGYLEGYFDTEQAMVVGVGNAASVYRKLENGELERLERGVEARGDGVVFSTGGVAADYIVVAEDAYTVPEIEAIPDYQDISSGIVDYLVIAHPSLIGDELQELADLRAQDYAVKVVDVDQVYAQYGNHIVGADAIENYVSYAANNMQAKMVMLIGSDTLDYKKLISNSISLLPTKYVTTPGGALTITQTPSDAAYGDLNDDGVPDIPTGRISARTKQELANVVAKIKAYEAREGYIGRTVVATDKQDVGNGVSFADDAQDLIDAIPSAWSDGIRADFRAFPDVDGHQQAHDKLINLINSGVSVVSYIGHSSQQSWSYTTPPMMRAVEVAGLTNVGKPTVVTQWGCWNTYFVDISGNTMADAFLLTKDVGAATVLGASTLTSSTGERALGIELNKRLYTEGMTIGDAVIQAKKALVKVGDFPAVQLGWQILGDVALKINN comes from the coding sequence ATGAGACGTTTATTTATTCAATTGCTTACTGCTGCCACTGCGTTAGGTTTTGCAGCAACAGTTTCAGCAACCGAGTTATTCAAGATTGTAACGACAGAATCGGGAATGCACCGACTCAAATACCAGGAATTGTTTGACAAAGGAGCCGATCTGGCTGGTTTGCCAGTGCGTAATATTGCGCTAACGTTAAACGGAGAGCCGGTACAAGTTCGTGTAGTCGGTCAGTCAGTGGGTAGTAAAAACACCTTTGGGCCTGGCGGCTCCATTGAGTTTTACGCTGAACAGGCCGATAGCCTGTACTCTAAAGAGTCGGTGTACGTGCTGCACTTGGTAGCGCGCGGTGACTCTCGTGGCATGGTTAAATCGATTCCGTCGGCAATAACTCGGGTGGTTGATCGTATTGTTCCGGCGCAGAGTTATTTGCATACTGAAATCGTAGAGAAAAATAACACCTATGATTTTGCTGCTCCATCAGCCACCGATCCATTTCACTTTGGACAGACATTTAGCTTTTTTACTACGCCGTCTTACAACTTCACCTTAGACAATGTTGCTGGTGGTAGTGCGTCGGCAAAGGTATCGGTCGAGATGTACGGCTTGCTGGATTTTGATATAGAAGGCAATGATCATCACTTTGAGGTGTTGGTGAATGGTAATTTGGTTGGCGATCAACAGTTCGATGGCGCAACCGCCACCGTGCTCGATATCGAAGATGTGCCTGTGCAGTCTGGTGACAATGCTTTTCGTTATAAGTATCGATCGATAGCGGGCGTGCCGTTTGACCGTATTACTTTGAACAAATTTTCGGTGACTTATCCGCGCACAACTGATGTGTCGGGCAGCGGATATTTGGAAGGTTATTTTGATACCGAGCAAGCAATGGTTGTCGGTGTGGGCAATGCTGCGAGCGTTTATCGTAAGTTGGAAAATGGTGAATTAGAGCGTTTAGAGCGTGGTGTAGAAGCGCGTGGTGACGGTGTGGTATTCAGTACCGGCGGCGTGGCCGCTGATTATATTGTGGTGGCGGAAGACGCTTATACAGTGCCAGAAATCGAAGCCATTCCTGATTACCAAGATATCTCATCTGGAATCGTCGATTATCTAGTGATTGCGCATCCAAGCTTGATTGGCGATGAATTGCAAGAACTCGCTGATTTACGTGCGCAAGACTATGCCGTTAAGGTGGTAGACGTTGACCAGGTTTATGCGCAATACGGTAACCACATTGTTGGTGCGGATGCGATTGAGAATTACGTGTCGTACGCCGCGAATAATATGCAAGCCAAAATGGTGATGTTGATTGGTAGTGATACGCTTGATTATAAAAAGCTCATTTCCAACTCAATTAGCCTATTGCCGACCAAGTACGTTACTACGCCAGGTGGCGCGTTGACTATTACTCAGACTCCATCTGATGCGGCTTACGGTGACTTAAATGATGACGGTGTTCCGGATATTCCGACCGGTCGTATTTCCGCGCGAACTAAGCAAGAGCTCGCTAACGTTGTCGCAAAAATCAAAGCGTATGAAGCTCGCGAAGGCTACATCGGCCGCACCGTGGTTGCGACTGATAAGCAAGACGTTGGTAATGGCGTGTCGTTTGCGGATGACGCGCAAGACCTTATTGATGCGATTCCGTCGGCTTGGTCAGATGGTATTCGTGCAGATTTTCGGGCGTTTCCAGATGTAGACGGTCACCAGCAAGCGCATGACAAATTAATCAACTTGATTAATTCTGGTGTGTCGGTTGTTTCTTATATTGGCCATTCGTCTCAGCAAAGCTGGTCTTACACAACACCGCCAATGATGCGTGCGGTTGAAGTGGCGGGGCTCACTAATGTTGGTAAGCCTACAGTGGTGACGCAATGGGGATGTTGGAATACTTACTTCGTTGATATCAGTGGGAATACCATGGCTGATGCGTTTCTGTTAACTAAAGATGTTGGTGCCGCTACGGTACTTGGTGCGTCCACGTTGACCAGTTCGACCGGTGAGCGAGCGTTGGGTATCGAGCTGAATAAGCGTTTGTACACAGAAGGTATGACTATCGGCGATGCGGTGATTCAAGCTAAAAAAGCATTGGTCAAGGTTGGCGATTTTCCTGCAGTGCAACTTGGTTGGCAGATTCTGGGTGATGTGGCCCTGAAAATTAATAATTAG